Proteins co-encoded in one Sebastes fasciatus isolate fSebFas1 chromosome 11, fSebFas1.pri, whole genome shotgun sequence genomic window:
- the ints15 gene encoding integrator complex subunit 15 — MGDIRQSLLPRDVLSAAKELLYHLDIYICNLVQSGRQPPQVDSKTQELVEEFILHAPKDRNTPSRRMSALQELQLLEIMCSCFQEQSRDTVRQLMFSALFSLQGNQADESRMALLGKLVSMAIAVGRVPILECAASWLQRTHRVYCVRLAQVLVDDYCSMVPGSGPTLQNIHSASPRFCCQFITAVTTLYDLTTDELTPPLELLQMIVSWIQDDPRLVLITFLNTPLSGNQPISSLDVTPLGGLVRWCVKAPLAYSRDKKQALTNGTTESETEVGPLFSALHLSVLQVLMLLPNILNEKGLYGRLALLQMESLAALTSDLSRLLDQADKHTQTASVDTRALSQLALDRLAQALQVAMANGAMLCSREDLRAICSRLPHNNLLQLVLSGPVMYYNNIHTPPLAFSPHAAHSPIASHPTHPTHPTHPTHPPHTPLVATHPSSHPQYPAQPFMTGMPFPFRPSH, encoded by the exons ATGGGCGACATTCGTCAGTCGTTGCTGCCTCGCGATGTGCTGAGTGCAGCCAAGGAGCTGCTGTATCATCTGGACATCTACATCTGTAACCTGGTGCAGTCGGGAAGGCAGCCTCCTCAGGTCGACTCCAAAACCCAGGAGCTGGTGGAGGAGTTCATTCTGCATGCACCAAAGGACAGAAACACCCCATCCAGG agGATGAGTGCTCTCCAGGAGCTCCAGCTGCTGGAGATCATGTGCAGCTGTTTCCAGGAACAGAGCCGCGACACTGTCCGTCAGCTTATGTTCTCCGCCCTCTTTAGTCTCCAAGGCAACCAGGCAGACGAAAGTCGAATGGCGCTGTTAGGCAAGCTGGTCTCCATGGCAATCGCTGTGGGCAGGGTTCCTATCTTGGAATGTGCTGCTAGCTGGTTACAG AGAACCCACCGTGTGTACTGTGTGCGCCTGGCTCAGGTGCTGGTAGACGACTACTGTAGTATGGTGCCAGGCTCGGGGCCCACCCTGCAGAACATCCACAGCGCCAGCCCACGCTTCTGCTGCCAGTTCATCACTGCTGTCACCACCTTGTATGACCTCACCACAG atgaGCTCACTCCTCCTTTAGAACTCCTCCAGATGATTGTGTCGTGGATCCAAGATGACCCTCGTCTAGTCCTAATCACCTTCCTGAACACGCCCCTCTCTGGCAACCAGCCAATCAGCTCACTCGATGTCACACCATTAGGGGGGTTGGTGCGCTGGTGCGTCAAAGCCCCCCTGGCCTACAGTAGAGACAAGAAGCAGGCGTTAACCAATGGCACCACTGAGAGTGAAACAGAGGTGGGGCCTCTGTTTTCTGCTCTCCACCTGAGTGTCCTACAG GTCCTCATGCTTTTGCCGAACATACTAAATGAGAAGGGGCTTTATGGTCGCCTGGCGCTGCTCCAGATGGAGTCTCTGGCCGCACTGACCTCAGACCTCTCCAGGCTGTTGGACCAGgccgacaaacacacacaaacggcATCTGTGGACACACGTGCGCTGTCTCAGCTGGCCCTGGACCGGCTGGCACAGGCCCTGCAGGTGGCCATGGCCAATGGAGCCATGCTCTGCTCGAGAG AGGACCTGAGGGCCATCTGTTCCCGGCTGCCACACAACAA TTTGCTCCAGTTGGTGTTGTCAGGCCCAGTGATGTACTACAACAACATCCACACCCCTCCACTGGCCTTCAGCCCGCACGCAGCTCACTCCCCCATCGCCTCGCACCCCACACACCCGACACACCCCACACACCCCAcacaccccccacacacaccccTCGTCGCCACCCatccctcctctcaccctcagTATCCCGCTCAGCCTTTCATGACGGGGATGCCGTTCCCCTTCCGACCCAGCCACTAA